A window from Dehalobacter sp. DCA encodes these proteins:
- a CDS encoding DUF3343 domain-containing protein → MTSSENVALVFSSVHQTLEAEDLLNSGSWPFVLIPVPPSINQGCGLAIQIACSDQQGVEAYLEQYDILPLKAVRMD, encoded by the coding sequence GTGACAAGTTCGGAAAATGTCGCCCTTGTTTTCAGTTCCGTTCATCAGACGCTTGAAGCAGAAGATCTTTTGAATTCAGGCAGCTGGCCTTTTGTCCTGATACCGGTCCCTCCCTCAATTAACCAGGGCTGCGGGCTCGCGATCCAGATCGCCTGCTCCGACCAGCAGGGCGTTGAAGCGTATTTGGAGCAGTATGACATTCTCCCACTCAAAGCTGTCCGTATGGATTGA
- the yedF gene encoding sulfurtransferase-like selenium metabolism protein YedF: protein MGYILLVTSKGFGKGEEILGEKLMYSYLYSLSEGDHLPSHILFLHEGVKLVTADAPVLNILKTLVDKGVTIYACGICLDFYNLKDQVKVGEIGNMYLNMDIMAEAEKVITLG, encoded by the coding sequence ATGGGTTACATATTGTTGGTTACAAGTAAAGGTTTCGGTAAAGGTGAAGAAATCCTAGGAGAAAAATTAATGTATTCCTATCTCTACAGTCTGAGCGAGGGAGACCATTTGCCCTCTCATATTTTATTCCTGCACGAGGGCGTCAAGCTGGTCACGGCAGATGCCCCAGTTCTGAACATTTTAAAGACTTTAGTCGATAAAGGGGTTACCATTTATGCCTGTGGCATCTGCCTGGACTTCTACAATCTGAAGGATCAGGTCAAGGTAGGTGAAATCGGCAACATGTATCTGAATATGGATATTATGGCCGAGGCTGAGAAAGTAATTACCCTTGGGTAA
- the glmS gene encoding glutamine--fructose-6-phosphate transaminase (isomerizing) has product MCGIVGYFGEKSAVPILVEGLRKLEYRGYDSSGIAVMEEGGIRITKSVGKLVNLEEKLSNRTYNAKIGIGHTRWATHGRPSDVNAHPHMDCHGDFAVVHNGIIENYLELREWLTAEGHLFRSETDTEVLAHLVEHFYKGDLQDAVKKMLAKVEGSYAVVVLSYKNPDIMVAARKDSPLIVGIGDGEYFVASDIPAVLKYTRKTYIMEDGEMVTVSAEGLKFCDFTTGECIEKSVFEVTWDAVAAEKGGYEHFMLKEIFEQPKALRDTLAGRLNHDHVVLQEVDLTPKEVALFNKVAIVACGTAYHAGLIGKGLIEHWAKIPVEVDIASEFRYRAPLIDDKTLVVVISQSGETADTLAALRESKKKGARVIAITNVVGSSVAREAHDVIHTWAGPEIAVASTKAYTTQIEGMILLALYLTQAKGTMPKEWITEIISELGKIPDKAEIILKEGAERIKTLARYFEEVSSAFFIGRGLDWAVAQEGSLKLKEISYIHAEAYASGELKHGTLALITEDTPIIALATQRDLYEKTVSNVIEVKARDAKVIGFTFEGNTDLYKSVNEIFYIPETVNELAPILTVIPLQLLSYYVSVARGNDVDKPRNLAKSVTVE; this is encoded by the coding sequence ATGTGTGGTATTGTAGGATATTTTGGAGAGAAATCGGCTGTTCCGATTTTGGTTGAAGGTCTAAGAAAGCTTGAATATAGGGGATATGATTCCTCGGGCATAGCAGTCATGGAAGAAGGCGGGATCCGGATCACCAAGAGTGTTGGGAAACTTGTCAATTTAGAGGAAAAGCTAAGCAACCGCACTTACAATGCGAAAATCGGAATCGGCCATACCCGGTGGGCGACGCACGGCAGACCGTCTGATGTGAATGCTCACCCTCATATGGACTGCCATGGAGACTTTGCCGTTGTACATAACGGAATTATTGAGAATTATCTTGAGCTTAGAGAATGGCTGACTGCGGAGGGACATCTTTTCCGTTCCGAAACGGATACGGAAGTGCTGGCTCATCTGGTCGAACATTTTTATAAAGGGGATCTCCAGGACGCAGTCAAAAAAATGCTGGCCAAGGTAGAAGGGTCCTATGCAGTCGTCGTTTTGAGCTATAAGAATCCCGATATTATGGTTGCAGCCCGCAAAGACAGTCCGTTGATCGTCGGTATTGGAGACGGAGAATATTTTGTCGCGAGCGATATCCCGGCTGTACTTAAATATACGAGAAAGACGTACATCATGGAAGACGGGGAAATGGTGACCGTCTCGGCCGAAGGTTTGAAGTTCTGTGATTTTACGACAGGCGAATGTATTGAAAAGAGTGTCTTTGAAGTCACTTGGGATGCTGTGGCAGCCGAAAAAGGCGGTTACGAGCACTTTATGCTAAAAGAGATTTTTGAACAGCCGAAGGCCCTGCGGGACACGCTGGCCGGAAGACTGAACCACGACCATGTTGTGCTGCAGGAAGTGGATCTTACCCCGAAAGAGGTTGCTTTATTCAATAAAGTAGCAATTGTTGCCTGCGGAACTGCGTATCATGCCGGACTGATCGGCAAAGGGCTAATTGAACACTGGGCCAAAATACCGGTCGAAGTCGATATCGCTTCAGAGTTCCGGTACAGAGCGCCTTTGATTGATGATAAAACCCTGGTCGTTGTAATCAGCCAGTCGGGAGAAACGGCCGACACCCTGGCAGCTTTGCGCGAATCCAAAAAGAAGGGAGCCAGAGTTATCGCAATCACCAATGTTGTCGGCAGCTCCGTGGCTAGGGAAGCACACGATGTGATCCACACCTGGGCGGGACCGGAAATTGCCGTGGCCTCGACGAAAGCTTATACGACTCAGATTGAAGGAATGATCCTGCTTGCACTTTATCTTACGCAGGCCAAAGGAACCATGCCGAAGGAATGGATCACCGAAATTATTTCCGAACTTGGCAAAATTCCTGATAAAGCGGAGATTATCCTCAAAGAAGGAGCTGAACGCATTAAGACCCTAGCCAGGTACTTTGAAGAAGTGAGCAGCGCATTCTTTATCGGGCGCGGCCTGGACTGGGCAGTTGCGCAGGAAGGTTCTCTGAAACTTAAAGAAATCTCGTATATTCACGCTGAAGCCTATGCTTCAGGTGAGTTAAAGCATGGCACGCTCGCGCTGATTACAGAGGATACACCGATCATCGCGCTCGCAACCCAGAGAGACCTGTACGAGAAAACGGTCTCGAATGTGATCGAGGTTAAGGCCAGGGACGCCAAGGTCATTGGGTTTACGTTTGAAGGAAATACCGATTTATACAAGTCGGTTAATGAAATATTCTATATCCCGGAGACCGTCAATGAGCTTGCTCCGATCTTAACGGTGATTCCACTGCAGCTTCTGTCCTACTATGTTTCTGTCGCCAGAGGGAACGATGTCGATAAGCCCAGGAACCTGGCTAAATCAGTGACGGTTGAGTAA
- a CDS encoding sigma-54 interaction domain-containing protein: MLSQERIEKQSQLNHDTIHTFEAIVGKSRPIVQAIDFARNISKSTYNVLLNGESGTGKEIFAQAIHHDYCPEGPFVALNCASIPRNLIESELFGYEGGAFTGANKNGQPGKIEAANGGTLFLDEIGDMPLEVQPVLLRVLEDKRVVRINSSKYTTVNFRLIAATNQNLFQMVQEKTFRSDLYFRLSVLAIDIPPLRDRGKDILLLAHYFLDQISKEIQCEPPKLSFEVYKALVEYTWPGNIRQLKNAMVYAVFKAKNGILNIGDLPNEIKHRQTTVSVTQNNDPLPLRDIQKEAIMHALCKNKNKDEAARELGLSKSTLYRKIKEYGLK, translated from the coding sequence ATGTTATCTCAAGAAAGAATTGAAAAGCAATCTCAACTTAATCATGACACCATTCATACTTTTGAGGCCATTGTCGGGAAAAGCCGGCCTATCGTACAGGCCATTGATTTTGCCAGGAATATCAGCAAGTCTACATATAATGTTCTGCTGAATGGTGAAAGCGGGACAGGAAAAGAGATATTTGCTCAGGCAATTCATCATGATTATTGTCCTGAAGGGCCTTTTGTCGCCCTTAATTGTGCTTCTATACCCAGAAATTTAATTGAAAGTGAATTATTTGGCTATGAAGGGGGAGCTTTTACCGGAGCCAACAAAAACGGTCAGCCCGGTAAAATAGAGGCTGCCAATGGCGGAACTTTGTTTTTGGATGAAATCGGGGATATGCCTTTGGAAGTCCAGCCTGTATTATTACGTGTCCTCGAGGACAAAAGAGTCGTCAGGATTAACAGCAGCAAGTACACCACGGTAAACTTCAGACTTATCGCCGCAACTAACCAGAACCTGTTTCAAATGGTACAGGAAAAAACATTTCGAAGCGATCTATATTTCCGTTTATCCGTTTTAGCGATTGATATCCCCCCGCTGCGGGACAGAGGAAAGGATATTCTCCTGCTCGCGCATTATTTTTTGGATCAGATCAGTAAAGAAATACAATGTGAACCACCCAAATTAAGTTTTGAGGTCTATAAAGCGCTTGTGGAATATACCTGGCCCGGAAACATCAGGCAGTTAAAAAATGCGATGGTGTATGCGGTCTTTAAAGCCAAAAACGGCATACTGAATATTGGAGACCTTCCGAATGAAATCAAACACAGGCAAACCACCGTGAGTGTAACACAAAACAATGATCCGTTGCCTTTAAGGGATATACAAAAAGAAGCTATTATGCATGCTTTGTGTAAAAACAAAAACAAAGATGAAGCGGCCAGAGAGCTAGGCTTATCAAAATCAACATTGTACAGAAAAATCAAGGAGTATGGTCTTAAGTAA
- the cysK gene encoding cysteine synthase A: MGKIYNGLTELIGGTPLVRLHHISAGINAEVIAKIESFNPGGSIKDRIALNMILDAEKKGLITKDSVIIEPTSGNTGIGLAFVAAAKGYRLILTMPETMSVERRKLLQAYGAEVILTPGSEGMTGSIKKAAELAREIPGSFIPQQFENQANPQIHRETTAEEIWADTDGKIDILVAGVGTGGTLTGIGEVLKVRKPELKVIAVEPQGSPVLSGGRPGPHNLQGIGAGFVPGVLNIDLIDEIFQVTDQEAYQTGRELVKKEGMLVGISAGAAAFAALEVAKRPENEGKMIVVILPDTGERYISTEMFQDK, translated from the coding sequence ATGGGAAAGATTTATAACGGCTTGACGGAACTTATCGGCGGCACGCCACTGGTAAGACTTCACCATATCTCTGCCGGAATCAATGCGGAGGTAATTGCGAAGATTGAATCATTCAATCCTGGTGGTAGCATCAAGGACAGGATTGCTTTGAATATGATTCTGGATGCCGAGAAAAAAGGCCTCATAACAAAGGATTCGGTGATTATTGAACCGACCAGTGGTAATACCGGCATTGGCTTGGCTTTTGTTGCAGCGGCCAAAGGGTACCGGCTGATCCTGACCATGCCGGAAACAATGAGTGTAGAGAGGCGGAAGCTGCTTCAGGCTTACGGTGCTGAAGTCATCCTGACGCCAGGTTCGGAAGGGATGACAGGTTCAATTAAAAAAGCAGCGGAGTTGGCCCGGGAAATCCCAGGATCCTTTATACCCCAGCAGTTTGAAAATCAGGCCAACCCTCAAATTCATCGGGAGACGACGGCTGAGGAAATCTGGGCCGATACAGATGGCAAAATAGACATTCTGGTTGCCGGAGTTGGAACAGGAGGCACGCTTACAGGTATAGGAGAAGTTCTGAAGGTGCGTAAACCTGAACTAAAGGTGATCGCAGTGGAACCTCAAGGCTCTCCGGTCCTCTCAGGGGGCAGGCCGGGTCCCCACAACCTTCAAGGAATTGGAGCAGGGTTTGTTCCCGGAGTTTTAAACATTGACCTCATTGATGAAATATTCCAGGTGACGGATCAGGAAGCGTATCAGACGGGAAGAGAACTGGTGAAAAAAGAGGGAATGCTGGTCGGGATTTCCGCTGGTGCAGCCGCTTTTGCCGCCCTGGAAGTTGCCAAACGTCCAGAAAATGAAGGGAAAATGATTGTGGTCATTCTTCCGGATACCGGTGAAAGGTATATAAGTACTGAAATGTTTCAGGATAAATAA
- a CDS encoding RluA family pseudouridine synthase: protein MKKFQTFRIAEEHQGLTVEQYLKSIVQCSGRKIQKLTRAGGVRLNKRNAYLQKKIKSGDILDVLVLEDQFFGVKPEPGPIDILFEDPALIILYKPAGMLVHPAGQTTGGTLANYLAEYFRENGETITIRPLHRLDRDTTGCVVFAKDARTQSELEKQLQDGRLKRKYYAVVRGRIEPPSGSVDAPIGPHPTLPNRRAVHDQGERALTHYNTIKTFENYSLLELTLETGRTHQIRVHLSSLGHPVLGDRMYGKRSSLIPRQALHARSVSFCHPVDGKLIEIQAPVPPDLENLISHLS from the coding sequence ATGAAGAAATTTCAAACATTTCGGATTGCCGAAGAACATCAGGGCTTGACTGTCGAGCAGTATTTGAAAAGTATTGTACAATGTTCCGGCAGAAAAATTCAAAAGCTGACCAGAGCAGGCGGAGTACGTCTCAATAAAAGAAATGCTTATCTTCAGAAAAAGATAAAAAGCGGGGACATCTTGGATGTTCTCGTTTTGGAAGATCAGTTCTTTGGGGTTAAGCCTGAGCCGGGACCGATTGACATTTTGTTTGAAGATCCGGCACTTATTATTTTATATAAACCAGCCGGCATGTTGGTGCATCCAGCAGGGCAAACAACCGGCGGAACGCTGGCTAACTATCTGGCGGAGTACTTTCGGGAAAATGGAGAGACAATTACCATTCGTCCTTTACACCGTCTGGATCGGGATACTACAGGCTGTGTGGTATTTGCCAAAGATGCACGAACCCAGTCTGAACTGGAAAAACAGTTACAGGATGGGAGGCTGAAAAGAAAATATTACGCAGTGGTCCGGGGAAGAATTGAGCCGCCATCCGGTTCTGTTGACGCACCGATCGGACCGCATCCAACACTGCCGAACCGGCGGGCTGTTCATGATCAGGGGGAGCGTGCGCTTACCCATTACAATACGATCAAGACTTTTGAAAATTATTCTCTGTTGGAGCTTACCCTTGAAACCGGAAGAACGCACCAGATTCGCGTTCATCTCTCCTCACTTGGCCATCCTGTGCTCGGAGACAGAATGTACGGGAAGCGCTCCTCCCTGATACCCAGACAGGCCTTGCATGCCAGATCCGTCTCGTTTTGCCATCCCGTGGACGGAAAGTTAATTGAAATACAGGCCCCTGTTCCGCCTGATTTGGAAAACCTAATCAGCCATCTTTCTTGA
- a CDS encoding aminotransferase class V-fold PLP-dependent enzyme, which translates to MLYFDNAATSWPKPEVVYETHDRVLRQGGSAGRGVNQSSLRAGRELLHTRKALSRLFGIANTERIVFTQNITESLNVGLHGLLQTGDHVLISSLEHNAVVRPLEYLKKSGISYTIVPCSREGFLDPAIVESNFQPNTRLLCFAHASNVLGTILPIKQLGQIAKAHHCLFMVDAAQTAGVIPIDVEDQHIDFLAFTGHKSLSGPQGVGGYYARPDLVLNPLIYGGTGLHSLTLEQPDIWPEGMESGTRNIPGIAALGAAVELILHEGLPKIRSHELQLMSILLEGLEHIPEIQILGPRDINARVGLVSCVFRNHTPDSVALELDRRFDIVTRSGLHCAPLAHQTAGTIDRGALRISINYSQTESDIAALLAALNTILGGSM; encoded by the coding sequence TTGCTTTATTTTGATAATGCCGCAACTTCCTGGCCGAAACCCGAGGTGGTCTACGAAACCCATGACCGGGTCCTGCGTCAGGGAGGGAGTGCCGGACGCGGTGTCAATCAATCTTCTCTGCGCGCCGGGCGGGAGCTTCTTCATACCAGAAAGGCTTTAAGCCGCTTGTTTGGCATCGCAAATACTGAGAGAATTGTTTTTACGCAGAATATCACCGAATCGCTCAATGTGGGACTCCATGGACTTCTTCAGACTGGGGATCATGTTCTGATCAGCTCCCTTGAACATAATGCCGTTGTCCGTCCGCTGGAATATCTCAAAAAGAGCGGAATTTCCTATACAATTGTTCCGTGCAGCCGGGAGGGTTTTTTGGATCCCGCTATCGTGGAATCTAATTTTCAGCCCAATACCCGCCTGCTTTGTTTTGCGCATGCTTCGAATGTGCTGGGTACGATTCTGCCGATCAAACAGCTCGGGCAAATCGCTAAAGCGCACCATTGCCTGTTTATGGTGGATGCGGCCCAAACTGCCGGCGTGATACCAATTGACGTGGAAGACCAGCACATCGATTTTTTAGCCTTTACCGGCCATAAGAGCCTGTCGGGACCTCAAGGGGTTGGCGGATACTATGCCAGGCCAGATCTTGTTTTAAATCCCCTGATTTATGGAGGGACAGGCCTTCATTCCCTGACCCTTGAACAACCGGATATCTGGCCGGAAGGGATGGAAAGCGGCACACGGAATATCCCGGGAATCGCGGCCCTCGGGGCTGCGGTAGAACTCATATTGCATGAGGGCCTCCCTAAGATCCGCAGCCATGAACTTCAACTGATGTCTATCCTGCTTGAAGGATTGGAACATATCCCGGAAATCCAAATTCTCGGGCCCCGTGACATCAATGCGAGAGTCGGCCTGGTGTCCTGTGTTTTCCGGAATCATACCCCTGACAGCGTGGCTCTGGAGCTGGACCGCCGCTTTGATATTGTTACCCGCTCGGGACTGCATTGCGCCCCCTTAGCCCATCAAACAGCCGGAACCATTGATCGCGGAGCATTGCGCATCAGTATCAATTATTCTCAAACAGAGTCGGATATAGCGGCGTTATTGGCTGCCTTAAATACCATATTGGGAGGTTCAATGTGA